In Rissa tridactyla isolate bRisTri1 chromosome 8, bRisTri1.patW.cur.20221130, whole genome shotgun sequence, one genomic interval encodes:
- the LDAF1 gene encoding lipid droplet assembly factor 1, with protein MPKEMQELQKQWHSIVQSIHSNSNVVAFMNSRVGQYLDDHPFIALSLLMFIAVSAIPVAFFLIFVVTTAIMACIGVIVMEGVVITMGGIALLCVLCGLGALSLGVSGVLSICYVVLSTVVNYWYASRDQIRKQEVNGSLPQKSPPVLDLSDNDGKNE; from the exons ATGCCTAAAGAAATGCAAGAGCTGCAGAAGCAATGGCACTCCATAGTGCAGTCCATCCACAGCAACTCAAAT GTTGTTGCATTTATGAACTCTCGTGTTGGCCAATATTTAGATGACCACCCTTTCATCGCCTTATCACTCCTGATGTTCATTGCAGTGTCTGCTATTCCTGTtgcatttttcctgatttttgttGTTACAACAGCCATAATGGCCTGTATCGGTGTGATAGTCATGGAAG GTGTTGTGATAACCATGGGTGGCATAGCCCTCCTTTGTGTGCTGTGTGGCCTAGGTGCACTTTCACTGGGAGTTTCTGGAGTACTGAGTATTTGTTATGTTGTTCTTTCAACTGTGGTCAACTACTGGTATGCTTCAAG GGATCAGATACGGAAGCAAGAAGTTAATGGAAGTTTGCCACAGAAGAGTCCTCCTGTCCTGGATCTTTCTGACAATGATGGAAAAAATGAATAA